A genomic stretch from Empedobacter stercoris includes:
- a CDS encoding IS3 family transposase (programmed frameshift), translated as MTRKVKYGVAFKLRCVKEVLEKHRTIRSISKKENIHASLLKKWVSDYHNQGISGIEPKKNQTYSVEFKLKVIKTITSQYLSLREARVKFNIPSESVIIKWQKDFATFGIDGLKPKPKGRPKTMSTSKGGPKKSKQPLSREEELLLEIERLRCEGCTLKKVQCLNSSRGRKTKETWTQAINELRPEFHLNLLLDCTHMARSSFYYHISRSKTDKYEELKLKIKSIYHQHKGRYGYRRITDELRKSGTIINHKTVLKLMNSLGLKSLIRRKKYKSYKGEQGKIAPNILQRAFKADKPNQKWVTDVTEFKVKDKKLYLSPIMDLYNQEIISYELSERPVFNQVTQMLKKAFKITKDTKDLILHSDQGWQYQMKQYQALLNEKGIIQSMSRKGNCLDNAIIENFFGILKSELFYLQKFNSIEELKKEIKQYIYYYNNDRIKSNLNKMSPIQYRTHFYNY; from the exons ATGACAAGAAAAGTAAAATATGGTGTAGCATTTAAGTTACGCTGTGTGAAAGAAGTTTTAGAAAAACATCGAACAATACGTTCAATTAGTAAAAAAGAAAATATACATGCTTCTTTATTAAAGAAATGGGTTTCTGATTATCATAATCAAGGAATTTCAGGTATAGAACCTAAAAAAAACCAAACGTATAGCGTTGAATTTAAGTTGAAAGTTATTAAGACTATAACTAGTCAATATCTTAGTTTACGAGAAGCCAGAGTTAAATTTAATATTCCAAGTGAATCGGTTATTATAAAATGGCAAAAAGATTTTGCTACCTTTGGAATAGACGGATTAAAACCCAAACCAAAAGGCCGTCCCAAGACTATGAGCACATCTAAGGGTGGACCTAAAAAATCGAAACAACCATTATCAAGAGAAGAAGAACTATTGTTAGAGATTGAACGTTTACGTTGTGAAG GTTGCACTCTTAAAAAAGTTCAATGCCTTAATTCAAGCCGAGGAAGAAAAACAAAAGAAACTTGGACACAAGCCATAAATGAATTAAGGCCAGAATTTCATCTAAATTTACTTTTAGATTGTACACATATGGCTAGAAGCAGCTTTTACTATCATATTTCACGTAGTAAAACAGATAAATACGAGGAATTAAAACTTAAGATAAAATCCATTTATCATCAGCATAAAGGGCGATATGGCTATCGACGAATTACCGATGAATTAAGAAAATCAGGAACTATCATCAATCATAAAACTGTTCTTAAACTGATGAATAGCTTAGGATTAAAGAGTTTGATTCGAAGAAAAAAATACAAATCTTACAAAGGAGAACAAGGAAAGATTGCACCAAACATCTTGCAAAGAGCATTTAAGGCTGATAAACCCAACCAAAAATGGGTAACAGATGTTACCGAGTTTAAAGTAAAAGATAAAAAACTATATTTATCACCGATAATGGATCTGTACAATCAAGAAATTATCAGCTATGAGTTAAGCGAACGACCTGTTTTTAATCAAGTAACTCAAATGCTTAAAAAGGCATTTAAAATAACGAAAGACACCAAAGATTTGATATTACATTCCGATCAAGGATGGCAATATCAAATGAAACAATATCAGGCTTTATTAAATGAAAAAGGAATCATACAAAGTATGAGTAGAAAAGGAAATTGCTTAGATAATGCTATTATCGAGAATTTCTTCGGAATACTGAAATCGGAACTATTTTATTTACAAAAATTTAATTCTATTGAAGAGCTAAAAAAAGAAATAAAACAATACATTTACTATTACAATAACGATAGAATAAAATCGAACTTAAATAAAATGAGCCCGATACAATATCGAACTCATTTTTATAATTATTAA
- the surE gene encoding 5'/3'-nucleotidase SurE, protein MERPLILVTNDDGVTAPGIRALIEVAKEFGEVYVVAPDSPQSGMGHAVTINSTLFCDEIEVDAEVKEYACSGTPVDCVKLAVSQILPRKPDLCISGINHGSNSSVNVIYSGTMSAAVEAGIEGIPAVGFSLCDFSYNADFKAGEKFVKTIIAQVLEHKLPKGVVLNVNIPKLKEEEIKGIKVCRQADAKWEEKFDRREDPRGRKYYWMSGEFKNLDKGEDTDERALAEGYISVVPVRYDLTAHHFLTDLRNWEL, encoded by the coding sequence ATGGAAAGACCGCTAATTTTAGTTACAAATGATGATGGGGTAACTGCGCCTGGAATAAGAGCGTTAATAGAAGTTGCAAAAGAGTTTGGGGAAGTTTACGTTGTAGCGCCTGATAGTCCACAAAGTGGAATGGGGCATGCGGTTACGATTAATTCGACTTTATTTTGTGATGAGATTGAAGTTGATGCAGAAGTAAAAGAATATGCGTGTTCGGGAACACCGGTAGATTGTGTAAAATTAGCTGTTTCGCAAATTTTACCTCGTAAGCCAGATTTGTGTATTTCTGGAATTAATCATGGATCGAATTCGTCTGTGAATGTGATTTATTCCGGAACTATGTCTGCCGCTGTAGAAGCTGGAATAGAAGGGATTCCTGCAGTTGGATTTTCGTTGTGTGATTTTTCGTACAATGCAGATTTTAAAGCAGGAGAAAAGTTTGTTAAAACAATTATTGCACAAGTTTTGGAACATAAATTACCAAAAGGAGTGGTGTTGAATGTTAATATTCCGAAATTGAAAGAAGAGGAAATTAAAGGAATTAAAGTTTGTCGACAAGCAGACGCAAAATGGGAAGAAAAATTTGATCGTCGCGAAGATCCTCGTGGTAGAAAATACTATTGGATGAGTGGTGAGTTTAAAAACTTAGACAAAGGAGAAGATACTGATGAACGAGCTTTAGCAGAAGGTTATATTTCTGTTGTTCCTGTTCGTTATGATTTAACAGCGCATCATTTTTTGACAGATTTAAGAAACTGGGAGTTGTAA
- a CDS encoding tetratricopeptide repeat protein encodes MKKLLFSLSLVLAMSTSFAQTNSEELTTEPTVLAEKYNKLAKENLAKGDVTKASQDLAKLSKYENGKVWQVKNKDTKKDEFYYSQADLDKATAAGNYAKAKEVALQPKYGFLLQSEVSTLANKELDAANKAMDAKQYTEAGTKFLNVYNLVEALGTKEDIYKYQAAICFYNANDYDKSLTILKELAAKGFTGKSANQTKDYNRDMYILALNGLYNAKKHDAIVEEAIDKYPTDADINTIATAIYQVSGNSDKMLKRIEEAIKINPNDAQNYYNLGVLYLDDKSKTEEAKKMFQKSIELNPKHFESYNNLVLAILQADKEIVEAMNNNLGTSKKEKEIYNANETKRKALFTEAVPYLEKMYEIQPENRLVIRNLIQAYKTLGNDQKETFYREAEKKTLK; translated from the coding sequence ATGAAAAAATTATTATTTAGTTTAAGTTTAGTTTTAGCAATGTCAACATCATTTGCTCAAACAAACTCAGAAGAATTAACAACAGAACCTACAGTTTTAGCTGAAAAATACAATAAATTAGCAAAAGAAAACTTAGCAAAAGGTGACGTTACAAAAGCAAGTCAAGATTTAGCAAAATTATCTAAATACGAAAACGGCAAAGTTTGGCAAGTCAAAAATAAAGACACTAAAAAAGATGAGTTTTACTATTCTCAAGCTGATTTAGATAAAGCAACTGCAGCTGGTAATTATGCAAAAGCAAAAGAAGTTGCATTACAACCAAAATATGGTTTCTTATTGCAATCAGAAGTTTCTACTTTAGCGAACAAAGAATTAGACGCTGCTAACAAAGCAATGGATGCTAAACAATACACAGAAGCAGGAACAAAATTCTTGAACGTTTATAATTTAGTTGAAGCTTTAGGTACAAAAGAAGATATATATAAATACCAAGCTGCAATCTGTTTTTACAATGCAAATGATTATGACAAATCATTAACAATTTTGAAAGAATTAGCTGCAAAAGGATTCACAGGTAAATCGGCTAATCAAACAAAAGATTACAACCGTGATATGTATATTTTAGCTCTTAATGGTTTATACAATGCAAAAAAACACGATGCAATTGTAGAAGAAGCTATTGATAAATACCCTACTGATGCTGACATCAACACCATTGCGACTGCAATCTACCAAGTATCTGGAAATTCTGACAAAATGTTAAAACGTATCGAAGAAGCGATTAAAATTAATCCAAATGATGCGCAAAACTATTACAACTTAGGCGTTTTATATTTAGATGATAAATCTAAAACAGAAGAGGCTAAAAAAATGTTCCAAAAATCGATTGAGTTAAACCCAAAACATTTCGAATCTTATAACAATTTAGTGTTAGCTATTTTACAAGCAGACAAAGAAATTGTTGAAGCGATGAACAACAATTTAGGAACATCAAAAAAAGAGAAGGAAATTTACAATGCAAACGAAACAAAACGTAAAGCTTTGTTTACAGAAGCAGTTCCTTATCTTGAAAAAATGTACGAAATTCAACCAGAAAATCGTTTGGTTATTCGTAACTTAATTCAAGCATACAAAACATTAGGAAACGATCAGAAAGAAACTTTCTATCGTGAAGCTGAGAAAAAAACTTTAAAATAA
- a CDS encoding carboxy terminal-processing peptidase: MLDTDEEREKLIVKNTRNTLTYLHYKPATVDDKFSENVFNKYLEYIDPSKRFLLQSDYDLFKKDFHNLDDYYKTENLNFYNASVDTIYKRIAEAEKYSMEALSKPFDYNQKENFNIDYKTSKYAKDKNEAKDLWRKYLKYNVMLEIISMQDDVKGEKKDTLNNSTSLKDAKDPLADKDKKKITKDTPFAEVEKIAREEVKDLISDYFRRIKQTKRENYFSIYMNSHTEQYDPHTTYFSPTSKEDFEFEMSGQMEGIGAKIQDKKGYATIAELIVGGPAWKSGKLEVGDQIIKVAQGKDGEAKNIVGMILSDAIRLIKGKKGTEVVLTIKKKDGSQQQISLIREVIEAEEVFARSSVITDDKGDKYGMIYLPEFYTPMGKEGGRYPSEDIKKEIEILKKENIKGLIFDVRNNGGGSLEEVVKISGLFIKEGPIVQVRRSDGMLKIHEDKDNSIAYDGPLVVMVNELSASASEIFAAAMQDYGRAVVVGSPQTFGKGTVQTILPLDRQTGSDEYGAVKLTIQKFYRVNGGSTQLKGVQSDISLVDQFTYEDISEASRPEALNWDQIKPLVIAKWPTTFDLTKVKANSKARLENNTHLKLMNESFKFIKSMEEVKEIPLNLEDYKTYRKTREDKIKKFETLDKYKNNFKFTMNQNDLTTTKTDTVLKAKRNNWFKGMQKDFYLNEAVNVLRDLK, encoded by the coding sequence ATGTTAGACACTGACGAAGAAAGAGAAAAGTTAATTGTAAAAAACACACGAAATACCTTAACTTATCTACACTATAAACCTGCAACAGTTGATGATAAATTTTCAGAAAATGTATTCAATAAATATTTAGAATATATAGATCCAAGCAAACGCTTTCTTTTGCAATCTGATTATGATTTATTCAAAAAAGATTTTCACAATTTAGATGATTATTATAAAACAGAAAATTTAAACTTTTACAATGCATCTGTAGATACAATTTACAAACGTATTGCTGAAGCGGAAAAATATTCGATGGAAGCATTATCGAAACCTTTTGATTACAATCAAAAAGAGAATTTCAATATCGATTACAAAACGTCTAAATACGCTAAAGATAAAAACGAAGCAAAAGATTTATGGCGCAAATACCTGAAATACAACGTAATGTTGGAAATCATTTCTATGCAAGATGACGTAAAAGGTGAAAAGAAAGACACCTTGAACAATTCTACTTCGTTAAAAGATGCTAAAGATCCTTTGGCTGACAAAGACAAAAAGAAAATCACAAAAGATACTCCTTTTGCAGAAGTTGAAAAGATAGCACGTGAAGAAGTAAAAGATTTAATTTCTGATTATTTCCGTCGCATCAAGCAAACAAAACGCGAAAATTATTTCTCTATTTACATGAATTCGCACACAGAACAATACGACCCCCACACAACTTACTTCTCACCAACGAGCAAAGAAGATTTCGAATTCGAAATGTCTGGACAAATGGAAGGTATTGGAGCCAAGATTCAAGATAAAAAAGGTTACGCAACAATTGCAGAACTTATCGTTGGAGGTCCAGCATGGAAAAGCGGTAAATTAGAAGTCGGAGACCAAATTATAAAAGTTGCTCAAGGGAAAGACGGTGAAGCGAAAAACATTGTTGGAATGATTTTGAGCGATGCCATTCGCCTAATCAAAGGGAAAAAAGGAACAGAAGTTGTCTTAACAATTAAGAAAAAAGACGGTTCTCAACAACAAATCTCTTTGATTCGTGAAGTAATCGAAGCTGAAGAAGTGTTTGCTCGTTCCTCTGTAATTACCGACGACAAAGGAGATAAATATGGAATGATTTATTTACCTGAGTTTTATACCCCGATGGGTAAAGAAGGTGGTCGTTACCCTTCCGAAGACATCAAGAAAGAAATTGAAATATTGAAGAAGGAAAACATCAAAGGTCTTATTTTCGATGTTCGTAACAATGGTGGTGGTTCATTAGAAGAGGTAGTTAAAATCTCTGGATTGTTCATCAAAGAAGGACCAATTGTACAGGTGAGACGTAGTGACGGAATGCTTAAAATTCACGAAGACAAAGATAATTCTATCGCATACGACGGGCCATTAGTTGTCATGGTTAACGAGCTTTCTGCATCTGCCTCAGAGATTTTTGCTGCAGCTATGCAAGACTATGGTCGTGCTGTTGTCGTGGGATCGCCTCAAACCTTTGGTAAAGGTACAGTACAAACTATCTTGCCTTTAGACCGTCAAACAGGAAGTGATGAGTATGGAGCAGTGAAGTTAACAATACAAAAATTCTACCGAGTTAACGGAGGATCAACACAATTAAAAGGAGTTCAGTCGGATATTTCTTTAGTTGATCAGTTCACTTACGAAGATATCAGCGAAGCTTCTCGACCAGAAGCTTTGAACTGGGATCAAATCAAACCATTGGTTATTGCAAAATGGCCTACAACTTTCGATTTAACAAAAGTAAAAGCCAACAGCAAAGCTCGTTTAGAAAATAACACTCACTTGAAACTAATGAACGAAAGTTTCAAATTCATCAAATCAATGGAAGAGGTGAAAGAGATTCCTTTGAACTTAGAAGATTATAAAACATACCGTAAAACACGCGAAGATAAAATCAAAAAGTTCGAAACTTTAGATAAGTACAAAAACAACTTCAAGTTTACAATGAATCAAAACGACTTGACAACAACTAAAACTGATACTGTCTTAAAAGCAAAACGTAACAATTGGTTCAAAGGAATGCAAAAAGACTTTTATTTAAACGAAGCGGTTAACGTTTTAAGAGATCTAAAATAA